A stretch of Trichomycterus rosablanca isolate fTriRos1 chromosome 8, fTriRos1.hap1, whole genome shotgun sequence DNA encodes these proteins:
- the nanos1 gene encoding nanos homolog 1, translating to MDFLDHNYLSARSPYDYTFNFWNDYLGLSNLVTQSSKSGSSPSPNSITESLKATLGLEDSAHLDYCCCSSSCCSSSSSCGCCCPPASPPPPSLLELKERFSGLGPFRSPGATIAGHDSGFGSGLGGGSFSAFDVFSTDRKVRKSTVGRTKQEPKICVFCRNNGAPEEVYGSHVLKAPDGRVVCPILRAYTCPLCSANGDNAHTIKYCPLSKEQPAPRTLKGGRAVGGKRVKIF from the coding sequence ATGGATTTTCTGGACCACAACTACTTGAGCGCGCGTTCGCCCTACGATTACACGTTCAACTTCTGGAACGACTACCTGGGTCTGTCAAACCTGGTAACACAGAGCAGTAAGAGCGGTTCGAGTCCCAGCCCGAACTCCATCACCGAGTCTCTAAAAGCCACGCTGGGGCTGGAAGACTCTGCGCACTTGGACTACTGCTGCTGCTCTTCGTCCTGCTGCTCCTCATCTTCATCGTGCGGCTGCTGCTGCCCTCCTGCCAGCCCGCCGCCGCCTTCCCTGCTCGAGCTGAAGGAGCGCTTCTCCGGACTCGGGCCGTTCCGGAGCCCCGGCGCGACCATCGCAGGGCACGATTCGGGATTCGGATCAGGTCTTGGAGGGGGAAGCTTCTCAGCTTTCGATGTGTTCTCGACGGACAGAAAGGTGCGCAAATCAACTGTTGGGCGCACCAAGCAGGAACCCAAGATCTGCGTGTTTTGTCGGAATAATGGCGCACCTGAAGAGGTGTACGGATCACACGTACTGAAAGCGCCGGACGGCCGCGTGGTGTGCCCGATCTTGCGCGCCTACACGTGCCCTCTGTGCAGTGCCAACGGGGACAACGCGCACACCATCAAATACTGTCCACTGTCCAAGGAGCAACCTGCACCCCGCACCCTCAAAGGAGGTCGAGCAGTGGGTGGTAAGCGGGTGAAAATCttctaa